Below is a genomic region from Rhododendron vialii isolate Sample 1 chromosome 5a, ASM3025357v1.
TTCATCAAGGACCCTAATTTAAATTAGTCATTTATTTATTACCTGTAAACCAAAATTCTTTGATCAAgtaaaaattcatttatttaggtaattgatttttgcacttctctTTTGTATAACCACGctctttttttgtcattttgtgatgtgaatttacaaaattttcatttgtttacTCTTTCAGACTTGGAAGGACAATATTGCAAATTCACAtcaccaaaattcaaaaaagagtATGtagttataaataaaaaaaaagaatgtgaaaatcacCGCCCTTTATTTAATGTAATGTTGAAAGAGTAAAGATAAAAGTGACCATAGTTTGCTATATTTGCAAAGAGAATTTCCATTTTAGACGGAGTATATTCTCTGTCttgttttaaaaaagaagaagaaatgatcaCAAAAGTAGTTTGTACCAGCTCATCACTTTCACGCTGTTTTCCATAAGGTGTGATAACATAgcttgaaaaaattcaaacatccTCTTGAAAGTTTCGTTTAAGGCTccgttttttttggtaaaatatttacccattttttggtatttggctagaaaaaggaggaaaatattttcaaggtaaaacattttgcatCAACGGGATGAAATTGTTTTCCTCTAATTTTGgtcgtaattcatttttgcATTTCACCTCCGATGGTTcgcaatttttcaaaatcacgTATTCCATTCCTTTCTCCAAAATCATATTAAATCCAAAacgagagaggaggaggaggagagggagaggtgacttgattaaaatatttttaaactagCAATTTgccattgttttgaaaaataatttttatgtgccaaccaaacactaaaaaataaatatttaaaattaattttttaaaaaaattattttacatcaAAAACACTTTATATTAGTAGTATAAAGTATTTTATATCGACACAAACGAGCCTGAGAGTGAGTAAATTTGTATTGGAAAACAATGTAGTACTACTACAAAACCACCCTAGGGCTTTggtaaaagggaaaatgatacacccaccgaggCTCCCCCACCGCACCGCTCACCGCACGCATGCCGGGCCTACTCCGGCCATCGGatagccgatccgagccgtccaaaaattctaaaaaaaaaacccgagtgaGCTCGCGTGAAAATCAACGGCATATGACGTGTGTAGGTGCTCAATCCGAACTTCTATTTTTAACGTCTTAGATCAtctaatttttggaagttcggatcgagGACCTACatacgtcggatgccgttgattctcgagCAAGctcactcggtttttttttatagaatttttggacggctcggatcggccgtccggtggccggagtgggccaaGCGTGCGTGCTGTGGGCGGTGCGGTGGGGGAGCCGCGGTGAGTGTATCAAGGGGTGTTCTGATTTTCCATGGGAATCCTGTaaaagttattttaaaattgttgAACGGTTCGGACAATTCCTACGAGATTTGAGGTGGGCCTCCACGTACCAGTATATGCACTATTGGTGCACAAATGGTCGGTGCCTTTAGCATTTTCGTTTACAAGAGTGGTTATATTCGGACTTGGGAGTGTTGTAGTGCACCCCCCACACTACACGCGTAGTGCAATTAATTCGTCCGCTTATCTCAAcaatggatggctcggattttcATCTAAAGAATGGACGGCCAGAATTTGTAGGAGcttggattaaatccaagccATCTGCACAGAGATGGACGGTTGGATCGGCCGCACTACACGGTGTACTACGGCGGGTgcactacagcccctcccattCCGGTATATTTCACGTGGTACCTGCTTGGTACATTTGGACCGTCCAAtaacttttggacggctcggattaaaaccctctctcctctcaccccaacactttctctcttttttttttcttcaaatccgagcGATCAAAAAAAGCAACGGACGGCTCAGATGCGCCGAACGGGCACCATATGGTAGCCACctagcactgaaaaattttccatAATAATTAATAAACGGACAAAAGTAAAAGTAGGAGACTCCGGTCCAATTTTAGTCCGTTTACGGGAGTACTTTATCTTACCGACGGCCGTATTGATTGTTATGTCTGTACAAAACTTTACAGTTCCTACGAAAGCGATAAGGACGAAAACTATCCAGATCGCAAATACCGCATTCGAGGAATCAATTTGGGGGAAGCCTTTGGGCGTTCCTTATACACACTTCCAGACAATACTACTCGGAATTTATCGTTGCATTTTCGCCGGGAAATTCTCCGTCACTCTCCCCCGCCGGCCGGCGAATCTTATCCCGCCTTTGTTCCAACAACACCACGTCGTTCGCTTCAGCCGGTCGTTATTACACCTCATCCCTTTTAATCAAATCCTTTTCCCAAAACTGtctttatttttccaatttccaaTGGAGATGCCAGTGGTCTCGTTTCTTTGACACGTAGTTACGGGATTCTAGGTTTTTGaagtcggagagagagagagagagagaggtgaatgGCGGTGGAGTACAAATGTTGCGGGACGGACTTCTTCATACACGTATTGATAATCGTGTTTCTGGTGATGTTCGCCGGGATGATGTCGGGGCTCACCCTGGGCCTCATGTCGATGAGTCTCGTTGATCTCGAAGTTCTCGCCAAGTCTGGTACCCCCAAGGATCGGAAATACGCTGGTACATACTAGGAGTATATTATATACACTTATTTATATCGTCTATACTTGCATGTTTCGTTGATTTCGTTTTGTATCCATCTCTCCTTAGAGCAACTACAGTCTTTACAGTTTACAcgaatttgaataaaaacttaATTTGGTACGAAGCATTTCAACGGACAAACTCAAATCGAAGCATAAGTTTAAATAAATACTACTTCATTAATGGCATAATAATTGGTATTATGAGAGTAAGGGAGAGTAGCCTATGAATTTAATTCGAGTAAAGAATTTGAGCCTCCTTGATTTGAGTAGAAATTGGAGAATTCAATCAGCTATAGGTTTGAGTCAAGGAATGGAGTtatttttaggatatttttaCTCAGATTTTGGTTGTGTCAAGGGCTGGAGATGGTCTTATTTGTTGCGGTGCTAATTGGTTTTGGTTTCTTTATAGTAGGATTTGATGGTACAAATACGTGATTGAGAATGAGTTTATTGCATTTAGCGGCAGCCACCTTGGAACAAATATGTGTGGTTTCTTTATATTTACTTTCTCTGATAGAGTCCCCTTTGTCACatctctttttaatttttggtcgTTTTTGAGAAATAGTGGTCGTTTTTGACAGCTGGCCCATGCACATTGTGGGGTGGTGATTTGCTTGGTACTTTGTGGGTCGGATCTCTGTGGAGCCTTTGTCTTCCTCAAGTTAGTATGCAAAACAAGGAACTGTTAGTGCCATCCGTCTAGTTTCAGTCGGAGGGCATTCTGATGCCTAAATTAGACCCTGGGGGAAAAGAAAGGCAAAGTACAAATCTGAGGTCTAGAAATGGTGTGCCTCCCCCTAGGGTTTTGTAGATGGTGAGTACTTTCTCTCCAAGTTAGTTCGTGCTAGGCAGAAGGCACGAGCCCCGTGACGTCACCTGTAACCGTTTTAGGTCTAAGATGTCATGCATGACACTCGATGCCCTTGTGGTCGAACACACGTGTCTGGAACATGACACCAGGATGCCATGTAGAATCCTTCTCGCTTCTTAGTCATCTCACTGGTCGGGCATGCGCTTGCTCGACCTGCGTTAGGGTTCCACTGACTGGTCTTGCAAGGTGGGCTTCGGGGAATGGTTGCGCCATCCGTGCGGCCCATGTGCGTTTGGCCCAAGTGAGGCCCAGTGAGGTGGGCTCATAGTTGTTAAGGGCGAGAGGCACACAGAGGCGCAAAGATCTGTTGGGGCCTAGGCGAGAGGCGCAAGGTGAGGCACACCTaggcaaaaaaaatatagaaaaaataGCATACACCAATACTCTACAGTCTGTGGGTCTCGTTATCTTTTGTTTTCGTTTAAGCAGCATCAATATTTTCTTGGTGGTTCTCGTTCATTTGAAAGACTTACCTATTGCTGTCAACTCATGGACTGCTTGCTGTCTGTATCTGGTTAGTGCATTTGTGTCATCGGGTGATTGGCAGGTGGTGATTGCAAATCCATATGCCTATTTCCTATACACTTAATCCGCGAGAGGGAGTTTGACAAATATGTAAAAGAGCCTTAAGTGGCTTGGTAAGAAATAGAAGGCATGTCTCACAAAGAATCTTGGGCATGCAAAAAGTAGGTCGACTAAATAACAGAAAGACATAGCAATTAACGTGAATACGTGATAATGTGGTGTAAAAGTACAACATATTGGTAGGATTTGGTTAATGACTAGTTGAGGGCTAGGCTTTGGAAAAAACTATATAACCAGATAACTATACTGGTTGGTTTTACATCAGTAGTATTTTGGGACTGCTTAAGGAGCTGTCTTGCTTTCACTGGATCCTTTTAGTTCGGTTGGATGCTACCGTAATTAACTGCTTGTACTTTTGTGACAACAGAGAAGATATTGCCAGTTGTGCGAAAGCAACATTTACTGCTTTGCACCCTGCTTATTTGCAATGCTGCCGCCATGGAGGTATGTATGGTTATTTGTTGAAACAAGCTATTTAATAACTCCTATAGTGCTTGATATGCTGATAATGGTTATTGGTTTTGTCAGGCGCTTCCCATTTTTCTGGACAGTCTTGTTACTGCTTGGGGTGCCATCCTGATTTCAGTTACTTTGATACTTCTGTTTGGTGAGGTGAGGATCTTAGCTTTGTTAAAATTTATGCCGAAGAGAGCTATAAAGTTGGAACCTATAGTACATGATTGAATTTGCTGGTGCAACTTATGGGGTATAGTTGGGCAGTCCCTCCTGATTAGACCCACTTAAAACTATTTCCTTAGCTCTGCATGATTACTTCATATGCAAGTTAGGTTGGGATATGTCTGCCCGTTTGTTCTGCTAGAAGAAGGGTTTTTCAGCAAACCTGGTCCATTTTTAGAATGGATGGATACATTTTCTGGagtggtttaaaaaaaatgagaaacacACTTTTTTATGCGGCATTTGTTTAATGCGATACACACTGAGTTTTATTGTACTAATTATTAATATTAATGGTCTGTATGAACAGATTATACCACAATCTGTTTGTTCTAGATATGGATTGGCTATAGGTTCAACTGTTGCTCCATTTGTTCGTGTTCTTGTTTGGATCTGCTTTCCCGTAGCCTATCCAATAAGCAAGGTGATGACAGTGTTTTTGTAGCACTATTGAACCCATTACTTGGGCAAAATCTCTTATTTGGTTCTTTTGAATCACTCCGTTTGCTCCTCTGTCCTCTGTGGTTATCAGCTATTGGACTTTCTGCTAGGACATGGTCACGTAGCTCTTTTCCGCAGAGCTGAGTTGAAAACACTTGTTGATATGCATGGTAATGAGGTATGTAGGAACATATTTGAAACCATTATTTCTGTGTAGTAAGGACTTACTCTATGATTTAGTGCACAAATTTTGTTTCCCCCCTCCACAAACCATGCGTGCACCTGAGCTTTAAAAATCTTGTTCAATTATGTCTCTTGCTTGCAATTTGCGTATTGCAggaatttgattttcttttctaggaaaATGTCTCCTGATGTTTCTGCTTTCCAAGACTCTTGATTCAGGCTCCTTTTCAGGAGCTTCCTTTGTTCTTCTGATCTATCTTGTCAGATTGATAGTCTTTCTGACTGCTTGTAATTAGGCTGGAAAAGGTGGAGAACTCACACATGATGAGACAACAATTATTGCTGGAGCATTGGAGCTTACTGAGAAAATAGCTAGTGACGCCATGACTCCCATAACTGAAACTTTTGCTATTGATATCAATGCTAAGCTTGACAGGTGTGGCATCCTTTACAGAAGTTCTATATAGAAGGTTTACTTGCAATCTTTTTCAAAGTCTTCTGATCATGTATATGGTACTTGTTATCATATAGGGAGCTGATGCATTTAATTTTGGAGAAAGGACATAGCAGAGTTCCAGTCTACTATGAGCAAACTACAAACATAATTGGAGTTATTCTGgtaaatttgtttgtttgtttttatgcACTTTGGATATCAAATATTTTCTGTTGTTATTCTATAATGTGATTGTTTTCTTGAAGTAACTTTAGTTTATGAACATTTCTTCTTTCATATGCTGGTTAGAACCATCCCATCTTATTTATGTTTTCTCGAACTAACTTTTCCCTGTCCTGAAAGGCATATTCcttattttctctccttttaGACTTTCAAGGGAAAGATAATTCCTTTTTGAAGTATATGGCAGACAGATTCTTGTGAGAGATGAAAAGTTATGTTGGGATTTTTAAAGTAGAATTTATCTATCCACAAGAATTTGGCCACTTGTTTGGTTGTTAATGCAGAAGGTGTATACATTAGCATGATTCCTATGGTCAGAGGATATTTATGGCAAACCTATTGTTGCCGTAACGACGGTTAGGGGAGATTTATTGCGAACCTATTGCAGAAGTACGCCCTAGTATGTTTAGTTAACTATGGagctatatttatttttatttgatgtCAAAGTGGGTACTATGTATGATGCAGGACAGAAGAAGATATCCATTTTGGAAGAAGAATTAAGAATGAACAAATAAGGGAGTTGGTTTGGATATAGTAGGGTTACTGGAGTTGGTTTAAACAGTATAAATGTATATTGACGAAGAAGAAACGGAGCATGGGGGCAATACTTTGCCACAGGCATGATTGGGGTTTCAAATTGGCGGCCCTTGAGTAAAGTTGGATATGATGTGAAAGGATTCAGTATGCTTGTGCTACAATATCATGGCAGAGGCTTAAGCCCTCTGTGTGTATGTGCGTGTGTATTTACTCTCTCTCCAGGAGGCTTAAATGGGTACAGGTGGTAAGATTTTTACTCAACAGGGAAGGAACGTTGGTACTTATCACACAAATAAGGGGAACGAAGCACGATAGGCAACTTAAAGCTTCTACTTGGAAACAATCGCGATAAAGCTTTTTATTCAACTCTGCCTGTTTGAATTGGACATCAGACTAGGGATTCAAAAACTTCTTTCCCGTcttcaaaattaatttccttcgCATGAAAGGAGAGTTGAAGCAACTGGaagaaaagggggaaaaaagaacTTCACATATTGTTAAACTCTGATGGTATGAAAACCTGTGGTACCTACACTAaagaggaaaagggaaaaatatttgtttggatCTGTTGTGTGGTTTTGAGTTATAGCCGACGAACAACCTTTTCCTTTCCAACTTGAGCCAGTTATGTGAAGTTGAATTTAAAAAGAGTTCTTGATAAATGACTTATTGCATCTGGCATGTCATGTAATGGTTCTGTACTCCTGTTATATTAGAAAATCCCTAATCTGATATGAATATAGCCAGTTGTCCGTGTTTCAATCTGCCTGCTCGTGGATTTTGTTTACTGTCTTCTATGTCAAGCTGTAACAAGAAGTATACCTCTTTACTGTGTGCTTTTTGCTCTTTTTCTGGCTGTAGCAGATAAAAAATGTATTGACCACTCCTGGAAAGTTTCGGACACGGTCATCATATGGCCATAAGATTTATAATCATCCCTAACTGGTTAGTTGGGTTAATATTTGTTGATTGTATTTAATGTATTGAATCTAATTAGGAAGATACTCAATTaggtagaatcaattagggatttgaTACTCAATTaggtagaatcaattagggatttgatttgattttattctctttccttATTTTACCTTGTATCCGGTCTGTATATTGAGGCCCCGGTAGAAAGATAGAAATCGTGTTCGGGCACCTACCCTAGGTAGGTCCTCTCTTCTCTATATACAAAATCCCTACCTCATTGTGAGAAGAATAATATATATTAATCGAGTATTTtgacatggtatcagagcgggttccAAGAACCTGAtttctcct
It encodes:
- the LOC131328008 gene encoding DUF21 domain-containing protein At2g14520-like isoform X2, whose translation is MAVEYKCCGTDFFIHVLIIVFLVMFAGMMSGLTLGLMSMSLVDLEVLAKSGTPKDRKYAEKILPVVRKQHLLLCTLLICNAAAMEALPIFLDSLVTAWGAILISVTLILLFGEAGKGGELTHDETTIIAGALELTEKIASDAMTPITETFAIDINAKLDRELMHLILEKGHSRVPVYYEQTTNIIGVILVKNLLTIHPEDEVPVKAVTIRRIPRVPETLPLYDILNEFQKGHSHIAVVVRQCNKREEQPDSKIDENSVMDVRVDVDVEKTAQEKALKAKRQLQKWKSFPNTGSNSIRGSSRSKKWSKDMYSDILRIDDSPLPKLPDEEEAVGIITMEDVIEELLQEEIFDETDHQFEDS
- the LOC131328008 gene encoding DUF21 domain-containing protein At2g14520-like isoform X1; the encoded protein is MAVEYKCCGTDFFIHVLIIVFLVMFAGMMSGLTLGLMSMSLVDLEVLAKSGTPKDRKYAEKILPVVRKQHLLLCTLLICNAAAMEALPIFLDSLVTAWGAILISVTLILLFGEIIPQSVCSRYGLAIGSTVAPFVRVLVWICFPVAYPISKLLDFLLGHGHVALFRRAELKTLVDMHGNEAGKGGELTHDETTIIAGALELTEKIASDAMTPITETFAIDINAKLDRELMHLILEKGHSRVPVYYEQTTNIIGVILVKNLLTIHPEDEVPVKAVTIRRIPRVPETLPLYDILNEFQKGHSHIAVVVRQCNKREEQPDSKIDENSVMDVRVDVDVEKTAQEKALKAKRQLQKWKSFPNTGSNSIRGSSRSKKWSKDMYSDILRIDDSPLPKLPDEEEAVGIITMEDVIEELLQEEIFDETDHQFEDS